TTGCAAGCCAGACTGCAATGGAAGGAGGAATGATAGGAGCAAGACAAAGCTTCGATTTTAGTCTGAAAAAAATTGTAGGAGACTGGACTATCGTAGCAGAAGTAAGCGACCTATTTAACCAAAGCTTTTACAGGGTGAGAGGAGTACAGCCAAATGGAAAATATAATAATATAACCAACTTCAACTATCCAAGGCTAATGAGCATCGGAGTTACATACAATTTTGGAAATCAGAAACTGAAAAAAGCAAGGGAAATGAAATCGGCTAATGATGCTGTAAAATCAAGAACCTAATCTATAAAACTTATATCACTAAACCACTCTTAAATAAAACAAACATGAAACGTATAATTTTGTCAATGGCCATCGTATTCGGTACTTGTGCATTTGCCCAGGAAAAGAAATCTGATACGGCAAAAACAAAAAATATAGAAGGTATTACCATTACAAAACAGGTCTTCAAAAAACAAAGCGACCGTTTTGTATATGATGTAGCAGCATCACCTGTGGCTAAAGGAAATACCACTTTTGACCTTCTGAAGCAGACTCCTCTGTTATCTTCAACAGATGATAAAACATTGAAAATTGCGGGAAAAAATAATGCCCTGATCTATATCAACGGAAGAAAAAGCAATATGGATTCTGAGTCTCTGGCTCAGTTTCTGAAAAATACTCCGGCAGAAAACATCCAGAAAATTGAAGTAATTACCGTTCCGGGAAGTGAATTCCAGGTGGAATCTTCGGATGGAATCATCAACATTGTTTTAAAGAAAAAAATGAGTGATGGTCTTAGCGGAAACATGAGAATGTCTAATACCACCAATAAATACAACGGAAGCCAGGCCAGCTTCTCAGCCAATTACCGAAAAGGTAAACTGGGTGTGAGCGCTAACCTTAGCGGTGGTGAAAATATAGAGGCACAAACCTACACTTTAAGAAACGGAACTGCCAAGACATCTAACGAATCTACGGGAGATATTGATGATCCGAACAAAAATATTGGAGGTTATCTGAATATTGATTATCAGCTCAATGATAAAAGTAACTTAGCTTTATCATGGAATACCTGGGCCAATAAAAGCTATAATTCAACGGTAGGTTTATTTAATACCATAAAAAAAGAAAATGCTGAAAAACCAGAATACACCTGGTCCAAAAACAGAGAGGATGCAAGATCTTATAACAATTCGGTGAATCTAAATTATGAATTAAAAACAGATTCATTAGGCAGCAAACTGAATGTAAATGCGGCTTACCTTAACTATAGAAGATTTCAGTTCACGGATAACCAAACCTTCGCTTCGGATATCAACAGAGGTGTAGGTGAAAGAACAAGACAAGTTCTTCAGGACCTTCCACAGATCATTAATAATTTCTCCGGAATGGTAGATTATATTCAAAAGTTTAAAAATGATCTGACCATTTCTGTAGGAGGAAATTATAACAAAACCAAAACAGACAACGATTCTAAAAACATAACGTATTCTTTTGATCCCGTAGAAGCTCCGGATTCAAGACCCAATCATTTTATCTATGATGAAAACATCTACGGTATGTATGTAACCGTGGAGAAAAAGATCTCAGATAAAATTTCCGGAAAAGTAGGAGCAAGATATGAGATCACCAACAGTCTTGGAACGTCTGATAATGCTCCTACAGACGAACTTAAAAGGATTGAAAGAAATTACAACAATATCCTTCCTTATCTGAGTTTCAACTACGCCATTAATGATAAAAACAATATTTCTTACTCCTTTTCAAGCAGGATGAGAAGGCCGAGCTTCTGGGAAATCAATCCGGTAAGAAACATTCTTACAGATGATAATTATACTCAAAACAACCCATTTGTAAAGGCTTCATCTACCTATAATCAGGAGCTTACATACATGTACAAAAATTCATACTTCCTGATTTTAAACCATTCTTACATTCAGGATGCTATTACACAGGTTCCGCTGCAGGGTTATCCGGTATCACCTGATGGTAAAGTAGGAGAAAATCCTGTTCTTAGATATATAAGAACCAATTTCGGAAATAAACAGGAAATGTCTGCTATGGTGGGAATTCAGAAATCATTCTTTAAACAATACTGGACCACCAACTTTAATATTGGAGTACAGCATAACATCAATAACGGAAGCCTTGATACAGATCCTACAACAGGAGACCGATTCAGAAATGAGGATGGTAAAGATATAGTATACACAAATAAAACAAATTCTACCAGTCTTTTGATTCAGACCAACAACACGATCCGTCTTGATAAAAAGAAAACATGGTTCTTTGGTGTTAATTATTTCTTCGTTGACAAACAGCAAATCGAACTTGGACTACTGAAAGGTTTAATGAGCTTAGACCTCAGCCTTAAGAAAATGTGGAACGACTGGACTTTTGCTGTGAATGTGAATGATGTCCTGAATACCAACATCGTTAAAATTGAAGACTTCCAGGAGAACGGAAATTACAATTACATCCACCAAAACCGTTACAACAGAAGCTTTACGGTAAGTCTTACCTACAATTTTGGAAACCAGAAAGTGAAAAAGGTACGAGACATCGAAGGCGCATCAGATGCTATCAAAAGCAGAACAAGATAAAAATTATCTTTCTTCATATTCAATTATTCTTACAGTATCCGCTGATTTTTTTCAGCGGATTTTTTTATATTTAATAGATAATTCTGACAAAAAATAACACGTTCTGATGATTCAAAACGTGTTATTCATTTATAATTTAATTGTATTTATTCAGATTTTGCAACAGCTGTTCTTTCTGAAACCCCATTGGCATTGAAAGCTTCAATCTGGAAATAGTATGCATCTGTTCTGTCTGCTCCTGTAAAGAAATATTCATTTTTTCCGTATACCATAATGCTTCCGTACAGTTTATCAGGAGACTTTCCAAAATAGATTACATAGCCGTCTGCATCGGGATTCTGCTGCCATTTCATCCAGATACTTCTTCTTTCACCATATTTCTTAGGATCAGCTCTTAAAGGAACAAAACCTTCCACTTTAGCAGGTTGCTTCCCTGCTCCTTTTCCAAACACTCTGAAACCGCTCAATGCAAATTTTCCTGTAGGCATTTTAAGATTTTCCATTTTAAGAAAACGGGCTTTTGCAGGCTGCTCTAATTCTACGTAATCGTGAGGAACATCTTTCGTGTTTTTGCTTTTATCCACAATCACATTCCATTTCTTCCCATCATTGGAACCGTAGATTTTATATTGGTGCATTTTCCCTAAGGTTTTCCCCATAAACTCTGCATCCTGATCTGCATAATTGATCTGAATGGCATTGATGCTAGAAACTTCTCCAAGATCCGTCTGGAACCACTCTCCGGAATTTCCGGTTTTAGCACTCCAGTAAGTTTTGATATCCTCATCTACGGCATAGTTGGGCTGATAACCTCCCAAAGTAGATGAAACCTGAACTGGTTTATTATAATTCAACAGCATCCATCCTGCAAAAAGGCCTTTTGTAAAATCTTTTCCTTGCGCATACTGCGGAAGGTATGTTGGATAATCACCATATGCCGTATTACAATACATTACATCGTCCTTATCAAAACCTGCCGGCCAGATTCCCAGTCTTCTTTCAAAATTATTTTTAGTGGAAATAAATATGGTGGAAATGTGCCACCAGTTTTTATAATTATCTTCAAAGGTAGCTCCGTGGCCTGCTCCTCTGGCAAAACCTCCCGGTTTATAAGAAAATGGATTATGTTGTTGATATTCAAAACCTTCCAAAGGACTTTTGCTTACATATACTCCATCCGAATATCCGCTGAATTCTGTTGCCGGAGCACCATACTGCATATAATATTTTCCGTTATGTTTTGTCATCCAGGCCCCTTCTACAAAAGGCTGAAGAAAAACATTATCATTGTATTCCCCGAAACGTTCCCATCCATGGTCTTCAGGTTTTAATTTAATAATCGGTTTCACAAAACCTTCGGACTGAAGATTTTTCACTTTCACTTCTGTTCCCAGCAATGGCCATTCGTTACTTGAGCCCCAATACAGGTACAATTTATTTTTGTCTTCATCATAATGGAATGCCGGATCCCACGCTCCTACTTTTAAAGTATCCACTGCAATTTTCCAGTCATCTTTGGTGGGGTTTGTACTTTTCCAGATCGGGAAATCCTGTTCCCAGGTAGATCCATAAACGTACAGGGTATCTTTCATAGCCCAGACCGCCGGAGCATTAAGATCATGGGTATATTTATTATCTCTTAAAAATTTCCTTTTCACAAACTTCCAATCCAGCATGTCATCACTGTACCAGTACCCTTCCTGATTGGTCGAAAAAAGAAACAGTTTATTTTTAAAATTAACAATCACGGGATCTGCCGTAGCACGGTGTTTCCCTTGTTTTGAAAAAACTTCAAAAGGCGTATAACCATAATCGATATTGATGGGATTGCAGAACGTTTTCTGCTGAGCACCCACAATCATTCCGAGAAAGATTGCTAATGACAGAAAATATTGTCTCATTTTTAGATTTTAAAGATTGAAACAAAGTTAGGTAACTTTTTTGGGTTTTCTCCAAATAAAGCCATCCAGCAGATAGTGAGTGAGCTGTGGTACGACTAATAACGGAACCAGAAACTGAAACCATTTTTCTGAGATCATCACATTCAAGGAAAAATGCTCATTCCAAACCAGCGTTTCCCACAAAAATTCTTCCAGAAAGGCGAACAATAAAATGACACCGATAAATAGAAATATTCCCGAAAAAGATTTAAAAATCTGCATTCCATTCAACTTACTATTTTCCTTTTGCTGTATTTCCCGGATATAAATCAAAGCGATATAAGGAATTCCGTGAGAAACTACATTCAGAAAAGTAAAAAGAAGATCATTGTTGAAGTACACTATACCAAAATACCAGGAAAGAAAAGTTCCGGTGATCAGAGCCGTTTTAGGAATATTAATTCTTTTTGTTTTAAAAGTTTCAAAAACAGTTTTAATAATCCAAATGATCAGAATTGTAAAATAGATTATGGTAATTAAAGGAACGTAATCCGGAAGATTTTGAAGCCAGTCAAATTCATTGTTAACGAACCAGGTAAAGGCGCGAGGTGTCCTAAACCAATATAACATAGGATAAATTGTTGCAGAATAAACGGCAATCTCATCTATTTTCTTGCTCCAGTTATTCGGTTCAAAGCGCGCATAAATCCTCATAAAACCGTATTGCTGGCGTATAAAATGGAAAACGGCAACCAAAGCCAGTACCGACCAGAATGTCAGATTTCCGAATTGAAACAGAATGATTCCCAAAATCCAACTTACAGCAGGAATTCCGAGATAAAGCAGTTTATTTTTTTGGATCTCTCCTTTTACAAAATAGGTTTTGAACAATGTAGAATAAACATGGGCCACATCTACAAAAACTATAAGAAACAACCATGTGTAAAAAGAATAATGATTTTCCAGCCCCTGAATCTGTTTCTGAAAAAGAAAGATAATCAACAATACCACAAAAGGTGGTGATAAAATAAACCACCAGTCTGTTTTTGCGTTATGTATCCAGGGTTGTTTCATATAACAATTTTATATCATTTTTTCAGCGGTCCGGATTCCCTGATAGAATGCTTCTTCAAAAATAGATATTCCTGAAAGATCAGAATGGGCAAAGAAAATTTTCCCCTCTACAGGTTCTTTTGCTATCCTGGTTTCTTCTCCAAAAATCTGGTTGGGAACAGGAGCAATCATGGCATGTCCTATTTTGTGAAACTGCATTTCCAGAATAAAATCTTCTATCAAAGGGTGGGCTTTCTTAAGATCATTTAAAACTAAATCTTTCAGTTCAGCATCCTTCATGGCGTAGAGCTTTTTTCTTGCTTTTTTACAGTCTCCGGTTGAAAAGCTCTTATAATGGGTAATTACTTTTTCACCCATAATCTGGTTCAAATTCTGATGCTGATCAAAGATATAGCCCAATCCCGAAGATCCATAAATCACATTATCCCAGGCCAGCTCTTCATCTCCACCAAATTCATTCTTTAACGTAATCGTTGTTAAAAGCCACGGCACATAGTGAAATGATGATGCTCTTTTTTGATTAAAAATTCTTTCATTCACAAACTGTGGTGATGCAAACAGTACTTTATCTGCAATAATCTTTTTGGTTTTCTTTTGGGTATTATCAAAACTCAGTACCTCAACTTTATCATTGATTTTCACATCAAAAACCAGATTTTCAGACATATGTTTTCCCTCTGTGTATTTTGAAAAGTGTTTGGCAAGTCTTGCATTTCCTTCCGGCCATGTGAAGACCTGATCTTTATATTTCGTGCTCCAGTTGTTCTTTCTACCTGCGAAATAATGAATTCCTGCCCATGCCGAAACGTAGTCTATACCCAATCCGAAATCGTCTCTGCAGGAATAATCCAGCAGCCAGAGAAGTTCTTCAGAGTGATAGTTATTTTCTTTGAGCCAATCTTTAAAAATGATTTTTTCAAGCTTTAAAACCTCATCTTCTCTGCTGGAATCATGTACAGGAATAGCGAACCAATATTTTCCCTGTGGATCTTTCTTCAGACGAAATTCATCCATCAACTTAAAAAAGCGGTTAAGCTCTTGCTGAGTTTCTCTTGAAATACCTTTTTGAGGAACAATATCGTTCTGCCAGGAGTTTTTATAAAACAGTCTTTCCTGTTGTGGAAAAGTCATTTGGTATTCATCAAGAATAGGTTCTCCATTCTCTTCAGTTCCCAGGCAGATTTCACATTCTTTCAGAAATTCTATGATTTCAAGGTTTTCCTTATTGGGTAAAGGTAAATAATGTGCCCCCAAAGGAAATTTTGAAAATGAATTTTGTCCGTTGGAAGAATTTCCTCCCAGATGATTTTCCATTTCAAGGAGAAGATAATCCTGTTCATTATTCTGGCTGAAGAATCTGCATGCCGAAAGTCCGGAAATCCCACCACCTACGATAAGATATTGGGTGTGGATAACTTCTGAAAACTGTGGAAAATCTTTTGCCCACAACTTATGCCCGAGAACATGGTTGGTCCCGGTGATCTTCAGCAGCAATGATTTTACTTTCTTTCTGCAATACTGCAAAAAAGGAAGCATAAGGCTACCTAAAAATATAGTTTTAAGAAAATCCTTTCTACTGTACTTTCCCCCACTCTTCATCGAAATAACGGACTAGTATCTGGTTATCCAGACGGTTAACTTCTACGTCTTTCACTTTCATATCTTTACTGAAATAAGACATCTGTGAAAAGTTATAATCATAATATTTTAACCCAGGCAGCTTTCTGTAAATCCTGTTGTTGATGGGTTCAAATGAAGCCATAGAAAACCCCCATTCTCCAAAAGACGGAACATAGGTATGATATGCTGCTGTGAAAGGAAAAATCTGATTGATTGTTTTTTCAATGCACCAGAAAGATTTCGGGGCAAAATACGGAGAGGTGGTCTGAACCACAATTTTGGTATCAAGGGTAGTCAGCTTCTCCAGTTCTTTATAAAATTGCAGCGAATATAGCTTTCCTAAGCTGTAGTTGGACGGATCCGGAAAGTCTATGATAATGACATCAAACTTCTTTTTGCTGTCTTTTACCCAAATGTAAGCGTCTTTATTGATGACTTCCACTTTAGGATTAGAAAAAGAGCTTTGATTCAGCCTGCGCATGGTTTCGTTGGTCTTGAAAAACTGAGTCATTTCTCCATCAAGATCCACAAGTGTTACTTTTTTAACGTCTTTGTATTTTAATACTTCTCTTGCAGCAAAACCATCACCACCTCCGAGAATCAGAATGTTATCAATATTTTTTGCCATAGACATCGCCGGATGTACTAAAGCTTCGTGATAGCGGTATTCATCGGTGGAAGAAAACTGCAGGTTGTTATTTAAATACAGACGGAATTCGTGAGTATTTCTCGTTAAAACAATTCTTTGATAGGGTGAACTTTTAGTATAGACTACATTTTCACCGTATAGTTTTTCTTCAGAATAAGATAAAATCGTATCTGAGAAAAAGAAAAGTCCTAGCAGAAACGCAAATGCGGTAATAGATTTTACTTTCAGTGATAAAGGTTTTGATAATTCCTTTGTAAGGTAATAACAAAGAAATATCGCAATAGAGATATTAATTAACCCAAAAAACAAAGGTGTTTTTACAATTCCCAGTTTTGGAATTAAAACCAACGGAAAGAGAATCGAAGCCAATAAAGCCCCGATATAATCGAATGCAAAGACGTTTGAAACTAAATCTTTAAACTGCACTCTGTCTTTCAGAATGTTCATCAGGAGCGGTATTTCCACTCCAACGAGACATCCGGTGAAGAAGACAAAAAGGTAGAGAACGCTTTCAAAGTGTGCGAGTGTATTAAACAAAATAAACAGCACCACAGAGCTGATTCCACCTACAATTCCCACCAGGATCTCGATCTCAATGAATTTATCAATAAGATTTCCTTTGATGAATTTCGCAAGATAGGAACCTACTCCCATTGAAAAGAGATATACCCCGATAATGAAAGAAAACTGCTTTACAGAGTCTCCTAAAAGATAGCTCGCCAGGGCTCCGGCCACCAGCTCATAAATCAATCCACATGTAGCAATGACGAATACTGAAAACAATAAAAGCAGCTCAAGAGGAATCCTCTTCTTATCCATGAATTGCCGCGCTTATAATCATTGAAATTCCGATGATAAATGCTCCAAAGACAATAGCCAGGGCTATATTTTTATTCTGAGCGATCTCATGCCATGTTTTCTCCGGTGTAAGTTTTTCGATGATGAAATAACATACAAGAAGGATTGCGATTCCTAAGAATGAGTAAAGAACCGAGTTTAATATGGGTAAGAAATTGATGTTGTCCATAGTTTTTATATTTTTATTTGTGATAGTATCTGTAAAATCCTACTCTGGAATGGCTTCTGGTAGTTCCGTCACGGTATGTTTCCGTTTTGGCACAGTCACATACCTGATTTCCCTGGTAAGTAAGGTACACAAACCAGGTCATGAAAAGTCCTCCGATCAGACAGAGAATCCAGTTTTGTCTTATGTAATTTAATATTTTGCTCATCATGATGTAGCATAAGGGGTATTTGAACTGTTTTTCCATTTATTGACATTAAAGAAATGTCTTCCTATCCACATAGCCACAAAGAGCGCAACCATTATGAATAAAATAAATCCGAAGTTCCAGAATGAAACGGGAAGCCAGGTTGCCTTGATTTTAACATCGTTATTGGATGCAATAACATCTGTTGTAAGTCTTAGCCCTTCAGCATTGATCAGAGAGTCTATTTTTGAAGTTCCAAAAGATGCTTTCACCAGTTTACCCAATTCTGTTGTATCTTTTTCTAAAGTCTTTCCATCTATGAAAGTGGTAGATTGTGCTTTATAGATATCTGTAACATCTAGAATTCCTGACTTATCTCTGGAGATCAATACTTTTGAATCTGGTGACTGAAGACCTGAAAATGCAGGTAATAAAGACCCTTCTTTTTCGGCTGAAATAAGAAAATGATATTTCCCTGAGCTTACCCCGCAAAGATTAAAGTTTTCAGACTGGCTTCCTTCCGACCAGCTTTCACCATCTTCGTAACCGTGGTATTGTTCGATATCTTTTGAAGTATATACAACTTCATTGGTATTCTCATTCACAAGGCTTAGCTGAACATTGGCCCACGAATTATCCACTGCTGAAAAAGCATTGACTCTTAATGGTGCTGAGCCTCCTGATAGGGTAAAACTTTTACTGACAAGTTCTTTATCTTTTATGTCGGCAAAATTTATTGACTGTTCAAAAACAGTCTCATTCGTTCTTGAGGTATATACATATAGCTGAAACAGACATATCATTAATGCTGCTATACAAAAAATGTTTACAGCCTGTTTAATATCAAAATAATATGGCTGTACGATTCCTACTCCTGTATAATAGGGCATATGAGCTATTTTAAAAGCCCTTTTGATATCATATTTTGAAATGTGGACTCCATAGAAGTATTGATTTTTTTTACCTACCGTCTCTTGTGAGATCATACGGGTTCCATTGACGTATTCTTTGTAAGTAGCAATACTGAAATCCAGATGTTCATCAAAAAATCCAGCTGCCGCATCGATACTGCATGGGGTATTTTCATACCAGCGATAAGTTCTTCCCGCATAACTTGCCAATTTAGAACTTTTACTTTTAAAATCAGCGGGGTGCATTGAAAGCAGGAAAACCCAATGCCCATCACTTTCACTCAGGAAAGCATCATTTCCTTTACTATCTTTTAAAGAATATTCCCGCCAGAAAATACTGTTTCCGTATTTTCTGACAGTAATTGCAACGACCGTATATTCTACACCTTCAATTTTTCCTTTTTGCCCAACGTCTAACACAACGTTTTCGGTTGGCACTTTCAAATGTTTAATTTGTTTGTTTCCGGCTGCATCAATGAGATGGGAACAGGTTTTACAAACATATTCTTCAACAGAAAAGGTGAGATCTAATTTATTTTCTGATTCGCATGCTGGGCAGACATAGTGCATTTTTATCTGTAAATTTTGTGTTTCTGAATGGTATTAGCTTTAAAATACTGAACCACTTCATCTGCAATCTGCTCTACTTTTGTGGTATTGTCCTGTGTATAATTACAAAGAAAGACATCAAAAGTAAGCTGTTTAAATTCCGGCCACGTATGGATACAAAGGTGAGACTCTTTCAGTATTACTGCGGAAGTAAAACTATCGTTTTCAAAAATATGATTGGTAACTCCTACAATTTCTACATCTTTTGTTTTCAGAATTTCTTCTGTAAACGCCAGAAAACCTTTGCTGTCTAATAACAAATCTTCTGACTCTGTTTCCAAAGTCAGAAGAATATGTAAACCTTTACTTGATAATGGGTTCAATTAATTTTTTCGTAAATATATTATTTTTTTGGAAGAAAAACCTCAGCAAGCATACATCTTGCGCTTCCTCCACCATTTACTTCAATGGTATTCAGGTCTGAATAGATAATTTCGCAGTATTTTTCAATCGCAGCTACCTGTTCAGAAGATAAAGACTGATAAGCTGTCTGGCTCATCACCAGGAATTTCTCACCTTCTTTGTTCTGAACCTGAAGCATATTTCCTGCAAACTGCTGCATCTGGTCTTCTGAAATTTCGATGATTTCTTTACCGGAACCTTTAATGGTTTCTATTACTTTTTCTCTTTCCAGTTCATCATCAATACAGTCCAGACAGATTACTACAAACTGATCTGCTACACACATCATTACATTGGTGTGATAGATAGGAAGTCTTTCTGTTCCAACTGTCTGGAAAGAATGGAAAACAACGGGGGTGAATCCGTATTTTGAACAGAATTCTCTGAACAGTTTTTCATCCAGTCTCAAAGAAACAGAACCGTAAGCAATTTTGTTATCGTGATCGAAAATCATGCTTCCTGTTCCTTCCAGAAAATGTCCCTGAGTTTCAGGAAAAGACCAGTCATCAATTTCAGCAACTTCAAAGCCCTGATCTTTGATACTTTCAATAATATCTTCCCTTCTTTCTACTCTTCTGTTGGAAGCGAACATCGGATATAAAACCACCTTCCCGTCTTTATGGAAACTCACCCAGTTATTCGGGAAAATAGAATCCGGAGTATGAGGATCCAGTGTGTCCTTTATGGTGATCACATTGATTCCTTTTCCTCTCAGCTTTCCGACAAAGGTATTGAACTCTGCCAAGGCTTTTGACTGGATATCCAATCCTGTCTGTTCTACCTGAAAGTAATTATTTTTTGCTGTTTCAGCGTTGTAACCGAATGCAATCGGCTCTATCATTAATACTGTATCTGTTGTTTGCATTTTTTTATAAGTTTGAGGGTGTTAGTGTATGAGAGTTGGAGAGGCTGAACAGCATTTTACAAATTATTCTCTTCTTTATTCACTGAAGAAAATGAACACCACTTTTCTGACTGGCTCATCATATTAACTAACATCCCTATTATTTGGTTATACTTGTTGTGCAAATTATTGTATTGCTCGTCATTCCTATAATGGCAGGCAAAAGCAAATTGAAGCCATGTTTGGGTTTCTCTTGCTTCTCCCTCCGAATCTGTAAGCTTAGCAATAAAGGATTTTTCATATTTTCTTTTTCCCCAAGCCTCACTAATATTTGCCGTTACAGATCTTGATGATCTTCTTATCTGATCTGTAAGTGAATAAAGTTCTTCCTTTGGAAAAGATTTTGAGAGTTCATAAATCAGCTGTGCAGCTTCAAATGATTTTTGAAAAACTTTTAAGTCCTGATGAAATTTAATCGTTGACATACACTACTATTTATTTAAAATTAAAAAAATATTCAAATACACCAACACTCTAACTCTCAGACCCTAAAACGCCTTCACTCTCAAACCCTAAAACTCTCCCACCCAATTATTCTCTCACAAGCGGCATTGTAGAGCATCTCAACAAACCACCCATTTTGGATATTTCTCTGTAAGG
This genomic window from Chryseobacterium viscerum contains:
- the ctlX gene encoding citrulline utilization hydrolase CtlX: MQTTDTVLMIEPIAFGYNAETAKNNYFQVEQTGLDIQSKALAEFNTFVGKLRGKGINVITIKDTLDPHTPDSIFPNNWVSFHKDGKVVLYPMFASNRRVERREDIIESIKDQGFEVAEIDDWSFPETQGHFLEGTGSMIFDHDNKIAYGSVSLRLDEKLFREFCSKYGFTPVVFHSFQTVGTERLPIYHTNVMMCVADQFVVICLDCIDDELEREKVIETIKGSGKEIIEISEDQMQQFAGNMLQVQNKEGEKFLVMSQTAYQSLSSEQVAAIEKYCEIIYSDLNTIEVNGGGSARCMLAEVFLPKK
- a CDS encoding four helix bundle protein, which encodes MSTIKFHQDLKVFQKSFEAAQLIYELSKSFPKEELYSLTDQIRRSSRSVTANISEAWGKRKYEKSFIAKLTDSEGEARETQTWLQFAFACHYRNDEQYNNLHNKYNQIIGMLVNMMSQSEKWCSFSSVNKEENNL